One Ciconia boyciana chromosome 9, ASM3463844v1, whole genome shotgun sequence genomic window carries:
- the KLHDC4 gene encoding kelch domain-containing protein 4 isoform X5, translating to MVACKRQLIIFGGFHESARDYIYYNDVYAFNLDSFTWSKLTPSGIGPAPRSGCQMATTPEGSIIIYGGYSKQRIKKDVDKGTLHTDMFLLKTEGAGKEEDKWAWSRLNPSGVKPTPRSGFSIAIGPNNRSLLFGGVHDEEEEESIEGDFFNDIYFYDIGKNRWFPGQLKGPKSDKRKRRRGRQAEAEGAGDEEMEKQPPQGPVEIVKEVVAEDGTVMTIKQVISGPAEEKERSESEEEEEDGASGQQVEPCPRSNAMLAVKHGVLYVYGGMFEVGDRQFTLSDLYSIDLHKMEEWKVLVEMDPKAQEWLEESESDEEEDDMEGAEGGEEEEESSEEESEDEGGEEQHPSVQPDEEHADYLSRTEQYWIKLARSNMGPDAKEKKVVKVAHAMAKAFYEDSV from the exons ATGGTTGCTTGCAAAAGACAGCTGATCATCTTTGGAGGTTTCCATGAGAGCGCAAG AGATTACATCTATTACAACGATGTGTATGCCTTCAACCTGGACTCCTTCACCTGGAGCAAGCTGACTCCATCGGGGATTGGGCCTGCACCAAGATCCGGGTGTCAAATGGCTACCACTCCTGAGGGCAGCATAATCATCTATGGAGGCTACTCCAAGCAG agaaTTAAGAAAGATGTTGACAAAGGCACCCTGCATACAGATATGTTCCTGCTGAAGACTGAAGGTGCAGGCAAGGAGGAAG ACAAGTGGGCATGGAGTCGGCTCAACCCGTCCGGAGTGAAACCCACTCCCAGGTCTGGCTTCTCCATAGCAATTGGTCCCAATAATCGCTCCCTTCTGTTTGGAGGCGTGCAtgatgaagaagaggaagagagcatTGAAGGGGACTTCTTCAATGATATTTATTTCTATGACATCGGGAAAAACCGCTGGTTTCCTGGACAGctaaag GGACCAAAATCAGATAAGAGGAAGCGAAGACGTGGCAGACAAGCTGAGGCAGAGGGTGCTGGAGATGAGGAGATGGAGAAGCAGCCTCCACAAGGCCCGGTGGAGATAGTCAAAGAGGTGGTGGCAGAAGATGGGACTGTCATGACAATCAAGCAGGTAATCTCTGgacctgcagaagagaaggagagatCTGAatcggaggaggaggaggaagatggagCCTCGGGCCAGCAAGTGGAGCCATGCCCACGTTCGAATGCCATGTTGGCAGTGAAGCATGGGGTTCTCTATGTGTATGGGGGAATGTTTGAGGTGGGCGATCGCCAGTTCACCCTCAGTGACCTCTACAGCATTGACCTACACAAGATGGAAGAATGGAAGGTGCTAGTGGAGATGGATCCAA AAGCACAAGAATGGCTGGAGGAGTCAGAATCggatgaagaggaggatgatATGGAAGgtgcagagggaggggaagaggaagaggagagctcTGAAGAGGAGAGTGAAGATGAGGGAG GAGAGGAGCAACACCCATCTGTTCAGCCTGATGAGGAGCATGCAGACTATCTGTCCAGGACAGAGCAGTACTGGATTAAACTAGCCCGCAGCAACATGGGCCCAGATGCCAAGGAGAAGAAGGTGGTGAAAGTGGCACATGCCATGGCAAAGGCTTTCTATGAAGATTCAGTCTAG